The sequence CCAGAGGCTGCAGGAGCTTGGCTATGCCACCCACATGGTGGGCAAGTGGCACTTGGGTTTCTATAAGAAGGAGTGCTTGCCCACTCGCCGTGGCTTCGATTCATACTTTGGCTCCTTAACGGGCAGTGTGAACTACTACACCTATGACTCCTGTGACGGCCCAGGAATGTGTGGCTTTGACCTCCATGAAGGGGAGAGCGTAGCCTGGAGTCAGAGAGGCAAATACTCCACTCATCTGTACGCTCAGAGAGTTCGCAAGATCCTGGCAACCCATGATCCGCAGTCTCAGCCGCTGTTCATCTTCCTCTCCTTCCAGGCTGTTCATACGCCCCTGCAGTCCCCACGGGAGTACATCTATCCATACCGGGAACTGGGCAACGTGGCACGCAGGAAATATGCTGCTATGGTCTCAGCTGTAGACGAGGCAGTTCGTAATATAACATATGCACTTCGAAAGTATGGCTActatcagaacagtgtcatcatcttCTCCACTGACAACGGTGGCCAGCCTTTGTCAGGTGGCAATAACTGGCCTTTAAGAGGACGGAAAGGCACCTACTGGGAGGGAGGCATCAGAGGTTTGGGGTTTgtccacagcccactgctgaggaagaggaagagagtgAGTAAAGCTCTGGTGCACATCACTGATTGGTATCCCACACTGGTGGCATTAGCAGGGGGAAACAAATCCCTGACTGAGGGGGTGGATGGGTTTGATATTTGGGAAGCGATCAGTGAGGACAAGGAGTCGCCCCGATTTGAGATCTTGCATAATATCGACCCTTTGTATAACCATGCACGCAGTGGCTCCTTACAGAGGGGCTTTGGGATTTGGAATACAGCCATTCAGGCCTCCATAAGAGTTGGAGACTGGAAA is a genomic window of Sphaeramia orbicularis chromosome 10, fSphaOr1.1, whole genome shotgun sequence containing:
- the arsia gene encoding arylsulfatase I, coding for MATTALTGFSMMSLLSLGYLSWDRMSPNQVENEPPVHTFGEDAPVSQPPHIIFIMTDDQGFNDIGYHSSDIKTPALDKLAAFGVKLENYYIQPICTPSRSQFITGRYQIHTGLQHSIIRPRQPNCLPFDQVTLPQRLQELGYATHMVGKWHLGFYKKECLPTRRGFDSYFGSLTGSVNYYTYDSCDGPGMCGFDLHEGESVAWSQRGKYSTHLYAQRVRKILATHDPQSQPLFIFLSFQAVHTPLQSPREYIYPYRELGNVARRKYAAMVSAVDEAVRNITYALRKYGYYQNSVIIFSTDNGGQPLSGGNNWPLRGRKGTYWEGGIRGLGFVHSPLLRKRKRVSKALVHITDWYPTLVALAGGNKSLTEGVDGFDIWEAISEDKESPRFEILHNIDPLYNHARSGSLQRGFGIWNTAIQASIRVGDWKLLTGDPGYGDWTPPQMLPGFPGGWWNLERHTEPQKSVWLFNISEDPYERYDLSEQRPDVVKALLARLVYHNRTAVPVRYPSEDPRADPNLNGGVWVPWVGDEEEDRWDNIYQKKNKDWRKKLKLSQSRSFFRRLNARIMSNRI